A genomic region of Halobacillus amylolyticus contains the following coding sequences:
- a CDS encoding tyrosine-type recombinase/integrase, with product MTKSVLEVFREEGLKGKSESTCDTYIHALEQFNHWLEGTGTNLEDFSRSDVQQYIDYLTAKRKSAATVNKIWNAIKPFARWTGNAKAVQDIRVVKMADLKKQAPKGLDRIERNRLVREVDRDGNKRDYAIILMLLYTGVRVRELVSLNRDDIQKSERKGEVRVIGKGNRERIIPLNVEVRRALTDYLDQRGDNQPALFLSSRVKRISIRSVQTVLGKYKVHPHALRHTFITGLVRAGEDISVIQSLSGHQSADMVLRYSQPTAQDKEKAVENIYINSSG from the coding sequence ATGACGAAATCAGTATTAGAAGTGTTCAGAGAAGAAGGTTTAAAGGGGAAGTCAGAATCAACTTGTGACACATATATACATGCATTAGAGCAATTTAACCATTGGTTAGAAGGAACGGGCACAAACTTAGAAGATTTTTCACGATCTGATGTGCAACAGTACATTGATTATCTGACGGCTAAACGGAAAAGTGCCGCAACTGTTAATAAAATTTGGAATGCCATTAAACCTTTTGCAAGATGGACAGGCAATGCCAAAGCTGTTCAGGATATACGTGTTGTTAAAATGGCTGACCTTAAAAAGCAAGCTCCTAAGGGATTAGATCGCATTGAGCGAAATCGATTAGTTCGTGAAGTAGATCGTGACGGTAACAAACGCGATTACGCTATTATCCTTATGCTTCTTTATACAGGAGTACGGGTCCGGGAACTCGTTTCCCTCAACAGAGATGATATTCAGAAAAGTGAACGAAAAGGTGAGGTCCGGGTTATTGGAAAAGGTAATCGGGAGAGAATTATCCCCTTAAACGTGGAGGTGCGTCGTGCGCTTACAGATTATCTTGATCAAAGGGGCGACAATCAACCAGCCTTATTTTTATCAAGCCGGGTGAAACGAATCAGTATTCGAAGTGTTCAAACCGTTCTTGGAAAGTACAAAGTCCACCCTCATGCTTTACGTCATACGTTTATCACAGGTCTTGTACGTGCGGGTGAAGACATTTCTGTCATTCAGTCATTGTCCGGTCATCAATCGGCTGACATGGTCCTCCGTTACAGTCAGCCCACCGCCCAGGATAAAGAAAAAGCTGTGGAAAATATCTACATTAATTCCTCCGGTTAA